The Changchengzhania lutea genomic sequence GTAACCGCACACGATGCCTTTAACTATTTTGGGAAGTCGTTTGGGTTTAAAGTTGTTGGCTTACAAGGCATTTCAACCGCTACCGAAGCTGGCGTACAGGATGTTCAAAAACTGGCAGCTTTCATTATAGAAAACAATGTAAAAGCTATTTTTGTGGAAAGCTCGGTGCCAAAAAGAACCATTGAAGCCTTACAAGCCGCCGTAAAGTCTAAAAATCACGACGTAACGATTGGCGGCACGCTGTATTCTGATGCTTTGGGTGATGCGGGAACTGTTGAAGGCACATATATTGGTATGTTTCAGTACAATGTAAATACGATTGTGAATGCACTAAAATAAGTTTTCAGTCACAGTCGCAGTTTGCAGTGCTTGCTCAAAACTTAAAAACAATTAGCTTTGAAAAATTATTTGAAGCTGTTTCCTGCTATCCGCTGTATCTTTTTTGAAGAAAAATCAAAAAAGGATGCCGCTTCTATCAGGGCTAAATTATCAGCTATTGTTGGTGTTTTATCGAAAATTAAAGGCTTCCTGCAAGGTTTTTGAAACCTAGTAGGTATAAAACAATAAAGTTCAATTAAAAAGATTCCCGCTGAAGTTTATCTTGAGCGTAGACGAAAGATAGGAATGAAAAAATGAAACAAAACATTGCAGTACAAGTAGACGATTTAACGGTAGCTTATAACTATAAACCCGTGCTTTGGGATATCGATTTAGAAATTCCCGAAGGCGTACTTATGGCTATTGTTGGACCAAACGGCGCAGGGAAATCAACCCTTATAAAATCCATTTTAGGGATTTTAAAACCTATTGCTGGAAGTGTTTCTATTTATGGCAAACCCTATGAAAAGCAACGCTCGCTCGTAGCTTACGTGCCTCAAAAAGGAAGTGTGGATTGGGATTTTCCAACCACAGCATTAGATGTCGTGATGATGGGGACTTACGGGAGCTTAGGTTGGATTAAGCGCCCTGGATTGACACAAAAAAAATTAGCTCTAGAAGCCTTAGAGAAAGTAGGGATGCTAGCTTTTAAGGGCAGGCAAATAAGTCAGCTTTCTGGCGGCCAACAACAACGTATTTTTTTAGCCAGAGCTTTGGTACAGAACGCTTCCATTTATTTTATGGATGAGCCTTTTCAAGGGGTGGATGCGACCACAGAAATAGCCATCATTAATATTTTAAAGGAACTCAG encodes the following:
- a CDS encoding metal ABC transporter ATP-binding protein, with the translated sequence MKQNIAVQVDDLTVAYNYKPVLWDIDLEIPEGVLMAIVGPNGAGKSTLIKSILGILKPIAGSVSIYGKPYEKQRSLVAYVPQKGSVDWDFPTTALDVVMMGTYGSLGWIKRPGLTQKKLALEALEKVGMLAFKGRQISQLSGGQQQRIFLARALVQNASIYFMDEPFQGVDATTEIAIINILKELRKEGKTVIVVHHDLQTVPEYFDWVTFLNVKKIATGPVKDIFNDDNLTKTYGINYKVSIQK